The following are from one region of the Hippocampus zosterae strain Florida chromosome 9, ASM2543408v3, whole genome shotgun sequence genome:
- the mst1rb gene encoding macrophage-stimulating protein receptor isoform X3: protein MAGPSGRRGACVCLHTLLAWASAWAGCPSPVPKPVDFSVVYAAPFFQARGPIQNIVNNSLYREVYVASRNAIEAVDGSLRKAWGLCTGPAGSPECGICDLCRMDGDPDFPEDTDNQVLLLDTLFMYLYSCGSSQHGVCYFHRLRGDGKPPSVSKCLFRAGSNSAAYCPDCVASPLGTKVAMVEEGQTLYFFVAATVNESVTRRYGRKSISVRRPLATEDGFYRDVRDLTVLPGLRGTFRIDYVYSFFTREFVYFVAVQRESPDQESSPFQTRLGRLPRNEWEMKRYREVVLECRFEPKRRRRNALNEPYKDVVYNVVQAAHFGKAGRELAEELGAEEEDDILYGVFAVTDDNGVAERDSALCAFPVDNVNEAIADGVDDCCQSGPEQLSRGLCHFQPCESCPHESMENNATCRDHPTMVSQPYYRVDLFNRRMTNVLLTSLLVTTIDNKTVAHIGTSTGRLLQLVLTRSSPIVFANYSLADNQRISSIAAVHSSEYLLFVVGDKMFQVPQRGPGCRHFLTCAACLTAPKFMGCGWCSGACSWESECSSRWRNESCPPRISGFFPRTAPPDGQTELTVCGREFRSPLRPAITSRSHQVRLGQTSCTVLPLKSNNTHLVCKIRSGATELSKAVNVTVEVREGEGGTKVEGRYAIDGKAEMPGFTFLIPNITEIQPNYGPRVGGTLITVTGAHLDAGRTRRVTLNDVPCPIQRVTKPKGNMSSIICLSQPISEARDVPLGVFIDKSPVVTTKVFYYKENPQITAVLPDCSFDRGSNLLIEGENLDSVYRTVIRFKPNESHLKPVTRECTGKASSTRMACVAPVFPRDETEEGELSFDMDGAKGLWNKEFSYHPYGEPIPFETEGRQLHLYPGFDEVSLHHQKLNLVSSCMTIVMTVAGVDCDAKVLDNEITCRIPKNVTVPREGLPVKISINGQVHDVGTVIRVSNHYMVGIVLGILAALVAGAALAFAVMKHLRKKKKAATVEMRLARSASRSGTDDVDLSPAGDYRRVNPPTPVAAAGPVAFPGPSYAAGGGDVTLTPLMAAETISISSFRPQLLEEVKDVLIPAEMLLVQHHRIIGKGHFGTVYHGYLTDQSHREIHCAVKSLNRITDVEEVEQFLKEGIIMKGFHHINVLSLLGILLPREGLPLVVLPYMKHGDLRHFIRCEKRNPTVKDLIGFGLQVAKGMEYLAQKKFVHRDLAARNCMLDESYTVKVADFGMARDVFDKEYYSIQDRRKAKLPVKWMAIESLRTQKFTSKSDVWSFGVLMWEMLTRGASPYPEVDPYDITHYLLKGRRLPQPQYCPDPLYSIMLECWDPDPEARPNFATLVSAVSAILSGLEGEHYISLNVAYVNLDQPRPYPALTESADEHDSTDAESRSGSTSS from the exons ATGGCCGGCCCGAGCGGCCGCCGGGGGGCGTGCGTCTGCCTTCACACTCTGCTGGCTTGGGCTTCGGCCTGGGCCGGCTGCCCCTCGCCGGTCCCCAAGCCGGTCGACTTCTCGGTGGTTTACGCCGCGCCTTTTTTCCAAGCCCGCGGCCCGATCCAGAACATCGTCAACAACTCCTTGTACCGGGAGGTGTACGTGGCCTCGCGAAACGCCATCGAAGCCGTCGACGGGAGCTTGCGGAAGGCGTGGGGACTTTGCACCGGGCCGGCGGGGAGTCCCGAGTGTGGGATTTGCGACCTGTGTCGGATGGACGGGGACCCCGACTTCCCGGAGGACACGGACAATCAGGTGCTGTTGTTGGACACCCTCTTCATGTATTTGTATTCCTGCGGCAGTTCCCAGCACGGCGTTTGCTATTTCCACCGACTGCGCGGCGACGGGAAGCCGCCGTCGGTTTCCAAGTGCTTGTTCCGAGCCGGCTCCAACTcggccgcctactgccccgactGCGTCGCCAGCCCGCTGGGTACCAAAGTGGCCATGGTGGAGGAGGGCCAGACGCTGTATTTCTTCGTGGCCGCTACGGTCAACGAAAGCGTAACTCGGCGCTACGGGAGGAAGTCCATATCCGTGCGGCGACCGCTGGCGACGGAAGACGGCTTCTACCGCGACGTGCGCGACCTGACCGTGCTTCCCGGCCTTAGGGGGACTTTCCGCATCGACTACGTCTACAGCTTTTTCACGCGGGAGTTTGTGTACTTTGTGGCGGTCCAGAGGGAGAGCCCGGACCAGGAATCGTCGCCCTTTCAAACGCGACTGGGCCGTCTCCCGCGCAACGAATGGGAGATGAAGCGATATCGGGAGGTGGTCCTGGAGTGCCGTTTCGAGCCCAAGCGGCGGCGCAGGAACGCGCTCAACGAGCCCTACAAGGACGTGGTGTACAACGTGGTTCAGGCGGCGCATTTCGGCAAAGCCGGCCGGGAGCTGGCCGAAGAGTTGGGcgccgaggaggaggacgataTCCTCTACGGGGTCTTTGCCGTCACGGACGACAACGGGGTCGCCGAGCGCGATTCGGCCCTGTGCGCCTTCCCCGTGGACAACGTCAACGAGGCCATCGCCGACGGGGTGGACGACTGCTGCCAATCGGGACCCGAGCAACTGTCCCGGGGTCTGTGCCACTTCCAGCCCTGCGAAAGCTGTCCCCACGAG AGCATGGAGAACAACGCCACGTGCAGAGACCATCCGACCATGGTTTCCCAGCCCTACTACCGAGTGGACCTCTTCAACCGCCGGATGACAAACGTCCTTCTCACCTCCCTGTTGGTGACCACCATCGACAACAAGACCGTGGCCCACATTGGTACGTCCACAGGTCGACTGCTGCAG TTGGTGCTGACGAGATCCAGTCCCATCGTCTTTGCTAATTACTCTTTGGCGGACAACCAAAGGATCTCATCCATCGCTGCCGTCCACTCATCCGAGTATCTCCTGTTTGTGGTTGGAGACAag ATGTTTCAGGTCCCCCAGAGAGGGCCGGGCTGTCGGCACTTTCTGACTTGCGCCGCGTGCCTGACGGCCCCCAAGTTCATGGGCTGCGGCTGGTGCTCGGGGGCGTGTTCGTGGGAGAGCGAGTGCTCGAGCCGCTGGAGGAACGAGTCCTGCCCCCCGCGGATCTCCGGG TTCTTTCCAAGGACCGCTCCCCCCGACGGTCAAACAGAGTTAACGGTGTGCGGACGGGAGTTCCGGTCGCCCCTCAGACCCGCTATCACCTCCAGAAGCCACCAGGTTAGACTGGGACAGACGTCGTGCACCGTGCTCCCTCTCAAGAGTAACAACACACA cTTGGTGTGTAAGATTCGCTCCGGGGCCACCGAGCTTTCGAAAGCAGTCAACGTTACGGTGGAAGTGCGCGAGGGCGAAGGAGGCACCAAGGTGGAGGGACGCTACGCCATTGACGGGAAGGCAGAAATGCCGGGCTTTACGTTTCTG ATACCCAACATCACGGAGATCCAGCCCAACTATGGGCCTCGCGTCGGGGGCACGTTGATCACCGTGACCGGAGCTCACTTGGACGCCGGAAGGACAAGGAGAGTCACGCTCAATGACGTGCCCTGTCCCATCCAAAG AGTCACCAAGCCCAAAGGCAACATGTCCTCCATCATCTGTCTGTCGCAGCCCATCTCGGAGGCGAGGGACGTACCTCTGGGTGTCTTCATCGACAAGTCTCCCGTGGTCACCACAAAGGTTTTCTACTACAAAGAAAATCCCCAAATCACCGCCGTCCTGCCCGACTGCAGCTTTGACAG GGGCTCAAATCTTTTGATCGAAGGAGAGAACCTGGATTCCGTTTATCGCACCGTCATCCGCTTTAAACCCAACGAGAGCCACCTGAAGCCTGTGACGAGG GAGTGCACTGGCAAGGCCTCGTCCACGAGGATGGCGTGCGTGGCTCCCGTCTTTCCGAGGGATGAGACGGAGGAAGGGGAGCTTTCCTTCGACATGGACGGAGCCAAGGGGCTTTGGAACAAAGAGTTTTCCTACCACCCTTACGGCGAGCCCATACCCTTTGAGACGGAGGGACGCCAGCTGCATCTGTACCCGGGCTTCGACGAAGTTTCGCTGCAC CATCAGAAGTTGAACCTGGTCAGCTCCTGCATGACCATCGTGATGACGGTGGCGGGGGTTGATTGCGACGCCAAAGTCCTGGATAATGAGATCACCTGCCGGATACCCAAAAATGTAACCGTGCCTCGCGAGGGACTGCCCGTGAAG ATCTCCATTAACGGGCAGGTCCACGACGTGGGCACGGTGATTAGGGTCAGCAACCACTACATGGTGGGCATCGTGCTGGGGATCCTCGCGGCTCTGGTGGCCGGGGCGGCGCTGGCCTTCGCCGTCATGAAGCAcctgaggaagaaaaagaaag CTGCCACGGTGGAGATGCGCTTGGCCCGCAGCGCCAGCCGTTCCGGGACCGATGATGTGGACTTGTCACCGGCGGGCGACTACAGGAGAG TGAATCCGCCGACTCCCGTTGCCGCGGCCGGGCCCGTGGCCTTCCCCGGCCCGTCCTACGCCGCGGGCGGCGGCGACGTTACGCTCACTCCTCTCATGGCCGCAGAGACCATTTCCATTTCCAGTTTTAGGCCGCAGCTATTGGAGGAGGTTAAGGACGTCCTGATTCCTGCCGAAATGCTCCTTGTGCAACACCATCGAATCATTGGCAAGG GTCATTTCGGAACCGTCTATCACGGCTACTTGACGGACCAGAGCCATAGAGAAATACACTGCGCCGTCAAGTCTTTGAACA GAATAACGGATGTGGAGGAGGTGGAGCAGTTTTTGAAGGAAGGGATCATCATGAAGGGCTTCCATCACATCAACGTGCTGTCCCTGCTGGGCATCCTCCTGCCGCGAGAAGGGCTCCCCCTGGTGGTCCTGCCTTATATGAAACACGGCGACCTGCGCCACTTCATCCGCTGCGAGAAGAGG AACCCCACCGTGAAGGACCTCATCGGCTTCGGACTGCAGGTTGCCAAGGGCATGGAATATTTGGCTCAGAAGAAGTTTGTCCACCGAGATCTCGCCGCACGCAACTGCAT GCTGGATGAGTCTTACACCGTCAAGGTGGCAGACTTTGGCATGGCCAGAGATGTTTTCGACAAGGAGTACTACAGTATTCAAGACCGCAGAAAAGCGAAACTGCCCGTCAAATGGATGGCTATCGAGAGCCTACGCACGCAGAAGTTCACTTCTAAATCCGATGTG TGGTCCTTTGGCGTGCTGATGTGGGAGATGCTGACCAGAGGAGCGAGCCCGTACCCGGAAGTGGACCCTTACGACATCACGCACTACTTATTGAAGGGCAGGAGGCTTCCCCAGCCTCAGTATTGTCCTGACCCTTT GTACAGCATCATGCTTGAGTGTTGGGACCCCGATCCGGAAGCCAGGCCTAACTTTGCTACCTTGGTGTCTGCCGTTAGCGCCATCCTCTCCGGCCTGGAGGGAGAACACTACATCAGTCTGAATGTCGCGTACGTCAACCTGGACCAGCCCAGGCCGTACCCGGCGCTCACCGAGTCTGCCGACGAGCACGACTCCACGGACGCTGAAAGTCGCTCGGGCTCAACCTCCTCCTGA